The following proteins are co-located in the Streptomyces bottropensis ATCC 25435 genome:
- a CDS encoding type I restriction endonuclease subunit R, with the protein MSPIHTESAFGEAIVAAMVERGWREARPQDYQADLGLDTNELFTFIGATQPDEWSELLTVYGGDPNEAQRGFATRLDQAIATNGLLDVLRNGVKDRGVLLRVAYFKPNLVAHDSVLDGYRANRLTVVRELEYATKQADYGNRLDLALFLNGIPVATAELKNPLTKQGVEQAKEQYRTDRDPTELIFTRRVVANFAVDPDLVFVATQLKGKNTRFLPFNTGSDGPGQPGGAGNPAPTAYGTYATSYLWEQVWQPDNWLDLLQRFVHLQKTKTPGGGSTKTMVFPRFQQWDAVKKLTAHAATHGAGHDYLVMASAGSGKSNTIGWLAHRLSDLHTPTDPRELDPEALAKGLKPGGPVFDKVIVITDRRNLDAQLRETVGNFEQTAGLVVKIDEKHGAKGEQLAKALSRDTGKIVTVTLHSFPALISYIERNPTEIRGSSFAIVVDEAHSSQSGDAATAVRAALRDLGLDSDSDDAGATTVKAPAAATLDEQLKKRAEQRSRAANLSYFAFTATPKAKTLELFGTLQDIDGKATYRPFHTYSMRQAIEEGFILDPLRNYVTYNTYWKLVNQNPDEREVDPSKANGLLARYALTHDSTVAQHAQVIVEHFVSHSRGRLGGRAKSMVVTASRQSAVQMARAIKSYIKDRDYDTKYPDLGVLVAFSGSLTVDGEETTEPKENGGLSESALPKAFAYTRADDKAARAGGPGQREYKILVVAEKYQTGFDQPLLTTMYVNKTLTGISAVQTLSRLNRTAERKTQADLAVLDFVNDAEDIQESFRPYFEEAHTLPSDPNLLYTAQSRVMQAAILSGQEMDEFAAAYFAAKEKAAGSQSKWEKLHAELYRLLSPAVARFTPLLESEDEDDQETAEGFRADLNDYVRKYGFLAQIVPYQDAELERLHLYGRYLLNRLPRRADGGVDIGEVDLSHMRVEKTGEYDVSLTAEGPTTMQGFGDGSGGAKEAEKSLLSQLIDKFNERFGTEFTEQDVIRPFEEAKADPKVRAAAVVNDEDNFGLVFDNVFADKMADHIDTIAGMGRQYFGPDKGFKSSLDRSARKAAWRMIRREEGLDDV; encoded by the coding sequence ATGAGCCCCATCCACACGGAGTCCGCCTTCGGTGAAGCCATCGTCGCCGCCATGGTCGAGCGCGGCTGGCGCGAGGCGCGCCCGCAGGACTACCAAGCCGATCTCGGCCTGGACACCAACGAGTTGTTTACCTTCATCGGGGCGACCCAGCCCGACGAGTGGAGCGAGCTGCTCACCGTCTACGGCGGCGACCCGAACGAGGCGCAGCGCGGGTTCGCCACTCGCCTGGACCAGGCCATCGCCACCAACGGGCTCCTCGATGTCCTCCGCAACGGCGTCAAGGACCGAGGCGTCCTCCTCCGCGTCGCGTACTTCAAGCCGAACCTCGTCGCCCACGACTCCGTGCTGGACGGCTACCGAGCCAACCGTCTCACCGTCGTCCGCGAACTCGAGTACGCGACCAAGCAGGCCGACTATGGCAACCGGCTCGACCTCGCCCTCTTCCTCAACGGAATTCCCGTCGCCACGGCCGAGTTGAAGAACCCGCTCACCAAGCAGGGGGTGGAGCAGGCCAAGGAGCAGTACCGCACCGACCGCGACCCCACCGAGCTGATCTTCACGCGCCGGGTCGTCGCGAACTTCGCCGTCGACCCGGACCTGGTCTTCGTCGCCACCCAGCTCAAGGGCAAGAACACCCGCTTCCTCCCGTTCAACACCGGCTCCGACGGCCCCGGCCAGCCGGGCGGCGCAGGCAACCCGGCCCCGACCGCCTACGGCACGTACGCGACCTCGTACCTTTGGGAGCAGGTCTGGCAGCCGGACAACTGGCTGGACCTGCTCCAGAGGTTCGTGCACCTGCAGAAGACCAAGACGCCCGGCGGTGGCAGCACCAAGACGATGGTCTTCCCCCGTTTCCAGCAGTGGGACGCGGTCAAGAAGCTCACCGCGCACGCCGCCACCCATGGCGCGGGACACGACTACCTGGTCATGGCCTCGGCCGGCTCGGGCAAGTCGAACACCATCGGCTGGCTCGCGCACCGCCTCAGCGACCTGCACACCCCGACCGACCCGCGCGAACTCGACCCCGAGGCCCTCGCCAAGGGCCTCAAGCCGGGCGGGCCGGTCTTCGACAAGGTCATCGTCATCACCGACCGCCGCAACCTGGACGCCCAACTCCGGGAAACGGTCGGCAACTTCGAGCAGACCGCAGGCCTCGTCGTGAAGATCGACGAGAAGCACGGGGCGAAGGGCGAGCAGCTCGCCAAGGCTCTCTCCCGCGACACCGGGAAGATCGTCACCGTCACCCTGCACTCGTTCCCTGCGCTGATCTCGTACATCGAGCGCAACCCCACCGAGATCCGGGGCAGCAGCTTTGCGATCGTCGTGGACGAGGCCCACTCCTCCCAGTCCGGTGACGCCGCCACCGCCGTACGGGCCGCCCTGCGCGACCTCGGCCTGGACTCCGACTCGGACGACGCGGGCGCGACCACGGTCAAGGCCCCGGCAGCAGCAACCCTCGACGAGCAACTCAAGAAGAGGGCCGAGCAGCGTTCCCGCGCCGCGAACCTCTCCTACTTCGCGTTCACCGCCACGCCGAAGGCCAAGACCCTGGAACTCTTCGGCACGCTCCAGGACATCGATGGCAAGGCGACCTACCGGCCCTTCCACACGTACTCCATGCGGCAGGCGATCGAGGAGGGCTTCATCCTCGACCCCCTGCGCAACTACGTCACGTACAACACGTACTGGAAGCTGGTGAACCAGAACCCCGACGAGCGGGAGGTCGACCCGTCGAAGGCGAACGGCCTGCTCGCCCGGTACGCGCTGACCCACGACTCGACGGTCGCCCAGCACGCCCAGGTGATCGTGGAGCACTTCGTCTCGCACAGTCGGGGCCGCCTCGGTGGGCGGGCCAAGTCGATGGTGGTGACGGCCTCGCGGCAGTCCGCCGTGCAGATGGCGCGCGCGATCAAGAGCTACATCAAGGACCGGGACTACGACACCAAGTACCCCGACCTGGGTGTCCTCGTCGCCTTCTCCGGCTCGCTCACCGTCGACGGCGAGGAGACCACCGAGCCGAAGGAGAACGGCGGGCTGTCGGAGAGCGCGCTGCCGAAGGCGTTCGCGTACACGCGTGCCGACGACAAGGCCGCCCGAGCCGGCGGTCCGGGCCAGCGCGAGTACAAGATCCTTGTCGTGGCGGAGAAGTACCAGACCGGCTTCGACCAGCCGCTCCTCACCACGATGTACGTCAACAAGACACTGACCGGCATCTCCGCCGTTCAGACGCTGTCCCGGCTGAACCGGACCGCCGAGCGCAAGACCCAAGCCGACCTGGCGGTCCTGGACTTCGTCAACGACGCCGAGGACATACAGGAGTCCTTTCGCCCGTACTTCGAGGAGGCGCACACCCTCCCCTCCGACCCCAACCTGCTCTACACCGCGCAGAGCCGGGTCATGCAGGCGGCGATCCTGTCCGGGCAGGAGATGGACGAGTTCGCCGCCGCGTACTTCGCCGCCAAGGAGAAGGCTGCAGGCTCACAGTCCAAGTGGGAGAAGCTGCATGCCGAGTTGTACCGGCTGCTGTCCCCTGCGGTCGCCCGCTTCACGCCCCTGTTGGAGAGCGAGGACGAGGACGACCAGGAGACGGCGGAGGGCTTCCGCGCCGACCTCAACGACTACGTCAGGAAGTACGGCTTCCTCGCGCAGATCGTCCCCTACCAGGATGCCGAGCTGGAGCGGCTGCACCTCTACGGCCGCTACCTCCTCAACCGACTGCCGCGCCGGGCGGACGGCGGCGTGGACATAGGCGAGGTCGACCTCAGCCATATGCGGGTGGAGAAGACCGGCGAGTACGACGTCTCCCTCACCGCCGAGGGGCCGACGACGATGCAGGGCTTCGGCGACGGCTCGGGCGGAGCGAAGGAAGCGGAGAAGTCGCTGCTCTCGCAGTTGATCGACAAGTTTAACGAGCGCTTCGGCACCGAGTTCACCGAGCAGGACGTCATCCGGCCCTTCGAGGAGGCCAAGGCCGACCCGAAGGTGCGGGCGGCGGCCGTCGTCAACGACGAGGACAACTTCGGGCTCGTCTTCGACAACGTCTTCGCGGACAAGATGGCCGACCACATCGACACCATCGCGGGCATGGGCCGCCAGTACTTCGGCCCGGACAAGGGCTTCAAGTCCAGCCTGGACCGCAGCGCCCGCAAGGCCGCCTGGCGGATGATCCGCCGCGAGGAGGGCCTGGACGACGTCTGA
- a CDS encoding restriction endonuclease subunit S, with product MTGFVPLKRVARIRYGLGQPPPLSEEGIPIIRATNVFRGKISAENLLRANLQDLPLDRAPLLHEGEILVVRSGAYTGDSARITSEWVGSAPGYDLRVTPHTVDSRFAAYALLSTVALDQIKLASTRAAQPHLNAEELGEIGMWLPSTEEQRRIADFLDAETARIDRLDKDGQKLLGLLSERRQAVIDHEVDASSRSLTKLFWKLSVLRDGTHQPPPRVDLGVPLLTARNVSSGELRLTDLDTHVSEDDAKLLEKSLRMMAGDVLLSVKGTIGACAIAPTGFPRSVLDRNVALLRPLPDYSSEWLAFVLRSTGLQDQMRISVTAAAQPGLPLGVIRELRVPDVSLHEQEDRVDRISARRQEIDQVVDRVKRKGSLLSEHRQALITAAVTGQFDVSTASGRNVTDGVTA from the coding sequence GTGACCGGGTTCGTTCCACTCAAGAGGGTGGCTCGAATCCGTTACGGATTGGGCCAGCCGCCCCCACTCTCGGAGGAGGGCATCCCGATCATTCGGGCAACCAACGTGTTCCGAGGAAAGATCAGCGCCGAAAACCTGCTGCGCGCTAATCTTCAGGACCTGCCTTTGGATCGAGCCCCTCTGCTGCACGAGGGAGAAATCCTGGTCGTCCGAAGCGGGGCGTACACCGGCGATTCGGCGCGTATCACCAGTGAGTGGGTTGGCAGCGCTCCAGGCTACGACCTGCGCGTGACGCCACATACGGTGGACTCACGCTTTGCAGCCTACGCGCTGCTGAGTACAGTCGCTCTCGATCAAATCAAGTTGGCAAGTACCAGGGCAGCCCAACCTCACCTGAACGCAGAAGAGCTGGGCGAGATTGGAATGTGGCTGCCATCGACGGAGGAGCAGCGCCGCATCGCCGACTTCCTCGACGCCGAAACCGCCCGCATCGACCGTTTGGACAAGGACGGCCAGAAGCTTCTTGGGCTGCTCAGCGAGCGTCGCCAGGCGGTCATTGATCACGAGGTCGACGCGTCGTCCAGATCGTTGACCAAGCTCTTCTGGAAGCTCTCAGTTTTGCGTGACGGTACGCACCAGCCACCTCCTCGGGTCGACTTGGGCGTCCCGCTGCTTACAGCACGCAACGTGTCCAGCGGTGAGCTTCGACTAACGGATCTGGATACTCACGTAAGCGAAGACGATGCCAAACTTCTGGAGAAGTCCCTTCGAATGATGGCTGGCGATGTCCTCCTTTCAGTCAAGGGTACAATCGGCGCGTGTGCTATAGCGCCAACAGGATTCCCGCGATCCGTGCTGGATCGGAATGTGGCACTTCTTCGTCCGCTTCCCGATTATTCCAGTGAATGGCTTGCTTTTGTCTTGCGTTCTACCGGGCTGCAAGATCAGATGCGGATCTCGGTCACCGCGGCCGCTCAACCGGGGCTCCCTCTTGGAGTGATTCGGGAACTTCGGGTACCTGATGTGTCTCTCCACGAGCAGGAAGACCGTGTCGACCGCATTTCAGCACGCCGCCAAGAGATTGACCAAGTCGTTGATCGAGTGAAGCGTAAGGGCTCGCTATTGAGTGAGCACCGCCAAGCCCTGATCACCGCCGCCGTAACCGGCCAGTTCGACGTATCCACCGCCAGCGGACGCAACGTAACGGACGGAGTGACCGCGTAG
- a CDS encoding type I restriction-modification system subunit M translates to MNSSKHTELANHAWSVADLLRGDYKQSDYGKVILPFTVLRRLECVLEPTREKVVETVARFAGQDIDTDHFLRKASGNSFYNKSDLTLRKIGADPQNAAKNLQIYVGAFSENAREVLDKYEFNQQVRKLDSANLLYQVIGRFTDLDLHPDVVPNHNMGYIFEELIRRFAEQSNETAGEHFTPREVIKLMVNLLVAPDADALTVPGVVRTVMDPACGTGGMLSAADDRIKALNPDATVEVYGQELNPESWAICRSDLMIKGQDPENIRFGNSFSDDGHARRKFDYLLANPPFGVEWKKVKEEVEYEHKSLGDAGRFGAGLPRINDGSLLFLQHMISKMKPVDVNGGGGSRIAIVFNGSPLFTGAAESGESNIRRWILENDWLEAIVALPDQLFYNTGISTYFWILTNRKDKDHKGKVVLLDARDQWQKMRKSLGDKRKELGDGTNGRPDHIGDITRLYAEAVQVAKDPEHPLHGKVKVFANEDFGYQRITVERPLKLRFEVTEETLAALAEAKPVARLERSEEFVAAVRTLLGSSWATKSDAFIALKDAVVAAGLTWPSGAPFAKAVREAIGVRDPEGEVQRVKGAAEPDSDLRDYENVPLGEDVEEYLKREVLPHVPDAWIDHTKTKVGYEIPFTRHFYVYKPPRPLAEIDAELKSLEAEIQALLGEVTE, encoded by the coding sequence TTGAACAGCAGTAAGCACACGGAGTTGGCGAACCACGCCTGGTCCGTCGCCGATCTCCTGCGCGGCGACTACAAGCAGTCCGACTACGGCAAGGTCATCCTGCCGTTCACCGTGCTGCGCCGCCTGGAGTGCGTCCTGGAGCCGACGCGCGAGAAGGTCGTCGAGACCGTCGCCAGGTTCGCGGGCCAGGACATCGACACCGACCACTTCCTGCGCAAGGCTTCCGGCAACTCCTTCTACAACAAGAGCGACCTCACGCTGCGGAAGATCGGGGCCGACCCGCAGAACGCGGCGAAGAACCTGCAGATCTACGTCGGCGCCTTCTCCGAGAACGCCCGTGAGGTCCTCGACAAGTACGAGTTCAACCAGCAGGTCAGGAAGCTCGACAGCGCGAACCTGCTCTACCAGGTCATCGGCAGGTTCACCGACCTGGACCTGCACCCCGACGTCGTGCCCAACCACAACATGGGTTACATCTTCGAGGAGTTGATCCGCCGCTTCGCCGAGCAGTCGAACGAGACCGCGGGTGAGCACTTCACCCCGCGCGAGGTCATCAAGCTGATGGTCAACCTGCTGGTGGCGCCCGACGCGGACGCCCTCACCGTGCCGGGTGTCGTCCGCACGGTCATGGACCCCGCGTGCGGCACGGGCGGCATGCTCAGCGCCGCCGACGACCGCATCAAGGCCCTCAACCCGGACGCGACGGTCGAGGTGTACGGGCAGGAGCTCAACCCCGAGTCCTGGGCGATCTGCCGGTCCGACCTCATGATCAAGGGCCAGGACCCGGAGAACATCCGCTTCGGCAACTCCTTCTCCGACGACGGCCACGCCCGCCGCAAGTTCGACTACCTCCTTGCCAACCCGCCGTTCGGCGTGGAGTGGAAGAAGGTCAAGGAGGAGGTCGAGTACGAGCACAAGTCGCTCGGCGACGCCGGCCGCTTCGGCGCGGGCCTGCCGCGCATCAACGACGGCTCGCTCCTCTTCCTCCAGCACATGATCTCGAAGATGAAGCCGGTGGACGTGAACGGCGGGGGCGGCTCCCGCATCGCCATCGTCTTCAACGGCTCCCCGCTGTTCACGGGCGCGGCCGAGTCCGGCGAGTCCAACATCCGCCGCTGGATCCTGGAGAACGACTGGCTGGAGGCGATCGTCGCCCTCCCGGACCAGCTCTTCTACAACACCGGCATCTCGACGTACTTCTGGATCCTGACGAACCGTAAGGACAAGGACCACAAGGGCAAGGTCGTCCTGCTCGACGCGCGCGACCAGTGGCAGAAGATGCGCAAGTCACTCGGCGACAAGCGCAAGGAACTGGGTGACGGGACGAACGGCCGCCCCGACCACATCGGGGACATCACCCGGCTGTACGCGGAGGCCGTCCAGGTCGCCAAGGACCCCGAACACCCGCTGCACGGCAAGGTCAAGGTCTTCGCGAACGAGGACTTCGGCTACCAGCGCATCACAGTGGAGCGGCCGTTGAAGCTCCGCTTCGAGGTGACGGAGGAGACGCTGGCGGCACTGGCGGAGGCCAAGCCGGTGGCGAGGCTGGAGCGGAGTGAGGAGTTCGTCGCGGCGGTGCGCACGCTGCTCGGCTCGTCCTGGGCGACCAAGTCCGACGCTTTCATCGCGCTCAAGGACGCGGTGGTCGCGGCCGGGCTGACATGGCCCTCGGGAGCGCCGTTCGCGAAGGCGGTACGGGAGGCGATCGGGGTCCGGGATCCGGAGGGCGAGGTCCAGAGGGTCAAGGGTGCGGCGGAGCCGGATTCGGACCTGCGGGACTACGAGAACGTGCCGCTGGGTGAGGACGTCGAGGAGTACCTGAAGCGCGAAGTGCTGCCGCACGTCCCGGACGCGTGGATCGACCATACGAAGACGAAGGTCGGCTACGAGATTCCGTTCACGCGGCACTTTTATGTTTACAAGCCGCCGAGGCCGTTGGCGGAGATCGATGCAGAGCTGAAGTCTCTGGAGGCGGAGATTCAGGCGCTGCTTGGTGAGGTGACCGAGTGA
- a CDS encoding N-6 DNA methylase encodes MTAAEISRIAGVTRATVSNWRRRHDDFPAPSAGTEASPLYDLAAVQAWLRGRGHTSAASPTEELRTALRLLGPGSGVAARLFPLVAAASRRTREELAELAAVPDDQLLARAEKAAGELPATVPEAEPVHYGPDDAGAVRALLGCVREAGAQAALDVLAERELDEGAASGVYQTPEGLARLMARLLPADVSRVLDPACGSGTLLAAAARQGARELFGQDSLPVQGRRTAVRLLIAAPEAETAIRVGDSLRADAFPDLTVDAVLCNPPFADRDWGHDELAYDPRWAYGLPPRLESELAWVQHALAHLEPGGHAVMLLPPALAFRSSGRRVRAELVRGGALRAVVSLPARAAYPLHIGLQIWVFQRPEPGGTDRTTVLFVDGEGEQRDGATGTPSATDTAGAGTSGGSRPRRAGSPASASSSAPASASSFEWAGLTDRVLGQWAAFTTAPDTYADEPGVARAVPIVDLLDDVVDVTPARHVRATAGDIDPGALTRRVHELHEQLAEQVAALAAASVFGGGQSSGATAREWRTATVSDLARGGALTVLRAATPGTRGSKGPAAPTVDRPVLTARDISAGNPPSGRAVDLHADAAQPLAAGDVLVRALAGGGDGSAMTRVADDRDAGALLGQHIHLLRPDPARLDPWFLAGFLGAEDNIASASTGSSLVHVTPGRLRVPLLPLEEQRRYGEAFRRVYELRAAVRRTADLAADTAATLTTGLTAGVLLPPDTLGSLDTSGTPDSRSA; translated from the coding sequence GTGACAGCCGCCGAGATCTCCCGCATCGCAGGGGTCACACGCGCCACCGTCAGCAACTGGCGCCGCCGCCACGACGATTTCCCCGCGCCCAGCGCAGGCACGGAAGCCAGCCCGCTCTACGACCTGGCGGCCGTCCAGGCATGGCTGCGTGGCCGCGGTCACACCTCCGCCGCCTCCCCGACCGAGGAACTGCGGACGGCGCTACGGCTGCTGGGACCCGGCTCGGGGGTGGCCGCGCGACTCTTCCCGCTGGTGGCTGCCGCGTCCCGCCGCACGCGGGAGGAGCTGGCCGAACTCGCCGCCGTGCCCGACGACCAGCTGCTCGCCCGAGCGGAGAAGGCCGCGGGCGAGCTCCCGGCCACCGTGCCCGAAGCCGAGCCGGTCCACTACGGCCCGGACGACGCGGGCGCGGTCCGCGCGCTGCTGGGCTGCGTCCGTGAGGCGGGGGCCCAGGCCGCCCTCGACGTCCTCGCCGAACGCGAACTGGACGAGGGCGCCGCCAGCGGTGTCTACCAGACCCCGGAGGGCCTGGCCCGGCTCATGGCACGGCTCCTGCCCGCCGACGTGTCCCGCGTCCTCGACCCCGCCTGCGGCAGCGGCACGCTCCTGGCCGCCGCCGCACGCCAGGGCGCGCGGGAGCTGTTCGGGCAGGACTCGCTCCCCGTCCAGGGCCGGCGCACCGCGGTCCGGCTGCTGATCGCCGCACCCGAGGCCGAGACGGCGATCCGCGTCGGCGACAGCCTGCGCGCCGACGCCTTCCCCGACCTCACCGTGGACGCCGTCCTGTGCAACCCGCCGTTCGCCGACCGCGACTGGGGTCACGACGAGCTGGCCTACGACCCGAGATGGGCGTACGGACTCCCGCCTCGCCTCGAATCCGAACTGGCCTGGGTGCAGCACGCCCTCGCACACCTGGAGCCGGGCGGCCACGCCGTCATGCTGCTGCCTCCCGCGCTGGCCTTCCGCTCCTCCGGCCGCCGCGTCCGCGCGGAACTCGTCCGCGGCGGGGCCCTGCGCGCCGTCGTCTCCCTTCCGGCGCGTGCCGCGTATCCACTCCACATCGGCCTGCAGATCTGGGTGTTCCAACGCCCCGAGCCGGGCGGCACGGACCGTACGACGGTGCTGTTCGTCGACGGGGAGGGCGAGCAGCGGGACGGCGCCACGGGCACGCCGTCCGCCACCGACACGGCCGGCGCCGGTACCAGTGGCGGCTCACGCCCCCGCCGAGCAGGTTCCCCGGCTTCCGCCTCCTCCTCTGCTCCCGCCTCTGCCTCCTCCTTCGAGTGGGCGGGGCTGACCGACCGGGTTCTCGGCCAGTGGGCCGCGTTCACCACCGCCCCCGACACCTATGCCGACGAGCCCGGCGTCGCCCGCGCGGTGCCGATCGTCGACCTCCTCGACGACGTCGTCGACGTCACCCCGGCCCGCCATGTCCGGGCGACCGCGGGCGACATCGACCCGGGCGCCCTGACTCGGCGCGTCCACGAACTGCACGAGCAACTGGCAGAGCAGGTCGCCGCCTTGGCAGCCGCCTCCGTGTTCGGCGGGGGGCAGTCGTCCGGGGCCACGGCCCGCGAGTGGCGTACGGCGACTGTCTCCGACCTGGCGCGGGGCGGGGCCCTGACCGTGCTGCGGGCGGCGACACCCGGCACCCGAGGCTCCAAGGGCCCCGCCGCCCCCACCGTGGACCGGCCGGTCCTCACCGCCCGGGACATCTCTGCCGGAAACCCTCCGTCCGGCCGGGCTGTCGACCTCCACGCCGACGCGGCGCAACCCCTCGCCGCCGGGGACGTGCTCGTACGCGCCCTCGCGGGGGGCGGCGACGGATCCGCGATGACCCGGGTCGCGGACGACCGGGACGCCGGAGCCCTGCTCGGCCAGCACATCCACCTCCTGCGCCCCGACCCGGCCCGCCTCGACCCGTGGTTCCTGGCCGGGTTCCTCGGCGCCGAGGACAACATCGCCTCGGCCTCCACCGGCAGCAGCCTCGTGCACGTCACACCGGGCCGCCTGCGCGTCCCGCTGCTGCCCTTGGAGGAACAGCGGCGCTACGGGGAGGCCTTCCGACGCGTGTACGAGCTGCGCGCCGCCGTCCGTCGAACCGCTGACCTCGCCGCCGATACTGCGGCCACCCTCACCACCGGCCTCACCGCCGGCGTACTCCTGCCACCGGACACCCTGGGCAGCCTGGATACGTCGGGCACCCCGGACAGCCGTTCTGCCTGA
- a CDS encoding AAA family ATPase: protein MTMTEQPRQNAHHPTDPARPAPSDQPVPVAGLVGARLAEDALSEPVKVLLKEALGDGEPRGTSPVGRIYLDSVAVARFRGIGPRAWLKLSPRPGVNLVVGRNGSGKSSIAEGIETAFTGVNMRWQGQHAMRSSNWRNLHDTDGRPEIEVKLAIEGDTGRSTLTRTWEGDDFDASQAELRRPGHGRAPLDQADWKQALRDFRPFLSYVDLDRMISGKPSEMYDAIATILGLGQLSAADGRLRQEAKTLEDADKAAKAELPGLKEALYGLEDDERAVQALVAVDTAGTPDFATVEALVAGLPTDTDDGLLAGLRAEAEVQGPEMAQVHAALDRLRNALADIEDLRGTGTEDALRRAELLDRAVAHHDRHPDAAACPVCGTDGILDAAWAADAIAQIAALRQEAEAAAGARSELRSAARAVQDLVHTPRQIPTALADPWRAWTACRTISDPGELAQRAHEAAAPLADACAAVKENAVRELEKRDERWRGLVTRLAGWAERARAVEANKPRLRDIRKASTWIKALAAELREQRMEGFSDQSQRIWERLRQESNIDLRPVSLKGSEKATVRKLVMDVTVDGHEASALGVMSQGEQHSLALSLFLPRAATADSPFGFIVIDDPVQSMDPAKVNGLAQVLHELGEHRQVVVFTHDTRLQRAFTSQGLPVTVFEVERAKSSKVKVKPVTDPVRQALDDARALASTSDLPSAARTHVLPSLCRIALENAFLEAAWIRHHRSGAPEDELQAAVGSADKLMKVAALALFGDAGRTGDVYRELRALCGPRAVDLLKECQNGSHATGAQITDPHRFVDDIETMAQKVRKPGVTA, encoded by the coding sequence ATGACCATGACGGAACAGCCCCGGCAGAACGCACACCACCCCACCGACCCCGCCCGTCCGGCCCCGTCCGACCAGCCCGTGCCCGTGGCCGGTCTGGTGGGGGCCCGCCTGGCGGAGGATGCGCTCAGCGAGCCCGTGAAGGTGCTCTTGAAGGAGGCCCTGGGCGACGGCGAGCCCCGGGGGACCTCCCCTGTCGGCCGGATCTACCTCGACTCCGTCGCCGTCGCCCGGTTCCGTGGCATCGGACCGCGCGCCTGGCTGAAGCTCAGCCCCAGACCCGGTGTGAACCTGGTCGTGGGTCGCAACGGCTCCGGCAAGTCCAGCATCGCCGAGGGCATCGAGACAGCCTTCACCGGCGTGAACATGCGCTGGCAGGGGCAGCACGCGATGCGCAGCAGCAACTGGCGCAACCTCCACGACACCGACGGCAGGCCGGAGATCGAGGTCAAGCTCGCCATCGAGGGTGACACCGGCCGCAGCACCCTCACCCGCACTTGGGAGGGCGACGACTTCGACGCCTCCCAGGCCGAGCTCAGGCGCCCCGGGCACGGCCGCGCCCCCCTCGACCAGGCGGACTGGAAGCAGGCCCTGCGGGATTTCCGGCCCTTCCTGTCGTACGTCGACCTCGACCGCATGATCAGTGGCAAGCCCTCCGAGATGTACGACGCCATCGCCACCATCCTGGGCCTCGGGCAGCTCAGCGCCGCCGACGGCCGGCTCCGCCAGGAGGCCAAGACGCTCGAAGACGCGGACAAGGCGGCGAAGGCGGAGCTGCCGGGCCTCAAGGAGGCGCTGTACGGGTTGGAGGACGACGAGCGCGCGGTGCAGGCACTCGTCGCCGTCGACACGGCGGGAACGCCCGACTTCGCGACCGTCGAAGCCCTGGTCGCCGGTCTGCCCACCGACACGGACGATGGCCTGCTTGCCGGACTGCGCGCCGAGGCAGAGGTGCAGGGACCCGAGATGGCGCAGGTCCACGCGGCCCTGGACCGTCTGCGCAATGCCCTCGCCGATATCGAGGACCTGCGCGGCACCGGCACCGAGGACGCCCTGCGGCGTGCGGAACTCCTCGATCGGGCTGTGGCGCACCACGACCGTCACCCCGACGCGGCCGCCTGCCCCGTGTGCGGGACCGACGGGATACTGGACGCGGCATGGGCCGCGGACGCCATCGCCCAGATCGCCGCACTGCGGCAGGAGGCGGAGGCAGCAGCGGGCGCGCGCAGCGAACTCCGGTCGGCCGCGCGGGCCGTGCAGGACCTCGTCCACACGCCTCGACAGATCCCCACCGCCCTGGCCGACCCGTGGCGCGCCTGGACCGCCTGCCGGACGATCAGTGATCCCGGCGAGCTCGCCCAGCGCGCCCACGAGGCCGCCGCGCCCCTGGCCGATGCCTGCGCCGCGGTCAAGGAGAACGCCGTCAGGGAACTGGAGAAGCGGGACGAACGCTGGCGCGGGCTCGTCACCCGCCTGGCGGGCTGGGCGGAGAGGGCCCGTGCCGTGGAGGCGAACAAGCCCCGGCTGCGGGACATCAGGAAGGCGAGCACCTGGATCAAGGCGCTGGCCGCCGAGTTGCGGGAACAGCGGATGGAAGGCTTCTCCGACCAGTCGCAGCGCATCTGGGAGCGGCTCCGCCAGGAGAGCAACATCGATCTCAGGCCCGTGAGCCTGAAGGGCAGCGAGAAGGCCACTGTCCGCAAGCTCGTCATGGATGTCACCGTCGACGGCCATGAGGCCTCGGCTCTCGGCGTCATGAGCCAGGGCGAGCAGCACTCCCTCGCGCTGTCCCTGTTCCTGCCCCGGGCCGCCACCGCCGACAGCCCGTTCGGCTTCATCGTCATCGACGACCCCGTGCAGTCCATGGACCCTGCCAAGGTCAACGGACTCGCCCAGGTCCTGCACGAGCTCGGCGAACACCGGCAGGTCGTCGTCTTCACCCACGACACCCGGCTCCAGCGGGCGTTCACCAGTCAGGGTCTGCCCGTGACGGTGTTCGAGGTCGAGCGGGCCAAGTCGTCCAAGGTGAAGGTGAAGCCGGTGACAGACCCGGTACGGCAGGCACTCGACGACGCGCGGGCCCTCGCCAGTACCAGTGACCTGCCGTCGGCGGCACGGACCCACGTGCTGCCCAGCCTGTGCCGTATCGCCCTGGAGAACGCCTTCCTCGAAGCCGCCTGGATCCGGCATCACCGCTCCGGCGCGCCCGAGGACGAGCTGCAGGCCGCCGTCGGCAGCGCCGACAAGCTCATGAAGGTCGCGGCACTGGCCCTGTTCGGCGACGCCGGCCGGACCGGCGACGTCTACCGCGAACTGCGCGCCCTTTGCGGACCGCGTGCGGTGGACCTCCTCAAGGAGTGCCAGAACGGCTCCCACGCCACGGGAGCGCAGATCACCGACCCCCACCGCTTCGTGGACGACATCGAGACCATGGCGCAGAAGGTGCGCAAGCCGGGGGTGACCGCGTGA